The following proteins are co-located in the Rattus norvegicus strain BN/NHsdMcwi chromosome X, GRCr8, whole genome shotgun sequence genome:
- the Mageb11l1 gene encoding melanoma-associated antigen B5-like — MPHDQKSKLHSRENSYQAGGGAQAYGDAEEIAEAAAEAAEESSAKSQSQPGAEYSRNHRAPPKAKPSAKLILSSSSSESDESSHEESEPSVQKDRPFLHQDLIERRVAILLQYLLHNYNLKQLTTKEEMLKVITKKYEKDFPEILRKASEKLEDAFAVEVREVSSSQPSYDLISKLKLPNNGRIRAGKGLPKTGFLMSILGIIFIQGNSASEEDIWKILKKKRIYPGKKHRVFGEPRKLMTQYLVKLKYLEYRQVAHSDPPRYEFLWGPQAHAETSKMKVLEYLAKINKTTPHAISALYQEALKDEKERAEVRDEDNTDTTDQSTEGSPEKSPTASTTPVDT; from the coding sequence ATGCCTCATGATCAGAAGAGTAAGCTCCATTCTCGGGAAAACAGTTACCAGGCCGGAGGTGGGGCTCAGGCTTATGGAGATGCTGAGGAaatagcagaagcagcagcagaagcagcagaagagtCTTCTGCCAAATCTCAGAGCCAGCCTGGGGCTGAGTATTCCAGGAATCACAGAGCACCTCCGAAAGCAAAACCATCTGCCAAACTTATTCTGAGTAGCTCTTCCTCAGAATCAGATGAAAGTTCCCATGAGGAAAGTGAGCCAAGTGTACAAAAGGATCGCCCTTTTCTGCACCAAGATCTGATCGAAAGGCGGGTGGCAATACTGTTACAGTACCTGCTCCACAACTACAATTTGAAGCAGCTCACTACCAAGGAAGAAATGCTGAAGGTTATCACCAAGAAGTATGAAAAAGACTTTCCTGAGATCCTCAGGAAAGCCTCTGAGAAGCTGGAAGATGCCTTTGCAGTGGAAGTGAGGGAAGTCAGCTCCAGTCAACCCTCATACGACCTCATCAGCAAGCTGAAGCTCCCCAACAATGGGAGGATCCGTGCTGGTAAAGGCTTACCCAAGACCGGTTTCCTGATGAGTATCCTGGGTATCATCTTCATTCAAGGCAACAGCGCCAGTGAAGAAGACATTTGGAAAATCCTGAAGAAGAAGCGAATCTATCCAGGGAAGAAGCACCGCGTCTTTGGTGAGCCCCGGAAGCTCATGACCCAGTATTTGGTGAAGCTGAAGTACCTGGAGTACCGGCAGGTGGCCCACAGTGATCCTCCACGCTATGAGTTCCTGTGGGGTCCCCAAGCCCATGCTGAAACAAGCAAGATGAAGGTCCTGGAATATTTGGCcaagatcaacaaaacaacacCTCATGCCATCTCAGCCCTTTACCAAGAGGCTTTGAAAGATGAGAAAGAGCGAGCAGAAGTCAGAGATGAAGATAATACTGATACCACTGACCAATCTACTGAAGGTTCCCCAGAAAAATCACCAACAGCTTCTACCACCCCTGTTGACACTTGA